The following coding sequences lie in one Musa acuminata AAA Group cultivar baxijiao chromosome BXJ3-1, Cavendish_Baxijiao_AAA, whole genome shotgun sequence genomic window:
- the LOC103988322 gene encoding lycopene epsilon cyclase, chloroplastic isoform X2: MECLGRANSAAISVHFDEWRFRRRKVAAYGKQLPPRQRRRSLARIRVRAAGGGVDSCVATGIEEFADEEDFVKAGGSERLFVRMQERKPMEKQSKIAEKLSPISSAASTLDLIVIGCGPAGLSLAAESAKKGLQVGLIGPDLPFTNNYGVWEDEFKDLGLESCIEHVWHDTIVYLDSNDPILIGRAYGRVSRHLLHEELLRRCQEYGVMYLDSKVEKIIEASNGCSMVVCEKDLMIPCRLATVASGAASGKLLEYDVGGPRVSVQTAYGVEVEEWSYIPVGGSLPNTEQKNLAFGAAASMVHPATGYSVVRSLSEAPTYASVIATILKKEIFPDQNSMISNINNPSMLAWRTLWPQERKRQRSFFLFGLALILQLDIEGIRTFFQAFFQLPNWMWQGFLGSSLSSVDLIWFAFYMFAVAPNSMRMSLVRHLLSDPTGATMLKTYLTL, from the exons ATGGAATGCTTAGGCCGCGCGAACTCCGCAGCGATCTCCGTCCACTTCGACGAATGGAGGTTCCGAAGGAGGAAGGTGGCGGCGTACGGGAAGCAGCTCCCCCCCCGCCAGcggcgccgctcgcttgcccggaTCCGGGTGCGCGCCGCGGGAGGGGGCGTGGACAGCTGTGTCGCCACCGGGATCGAGGAGTTCGCGGATGAGGAAGATTTCGTCAAGGCGGGCGGGAGCGAGCGGCTCTTCGTTCGAATGCAGGAAAGAAAGCCCATGGAGAAGCAGAGCAAAATCGCCGAAAAG CTGTCACCTATATCGTCGGCGGCTTCTACATTGGATTTGATCGTAATTGGTTGTGGTCCAGCTGGTCTTTCTCTTGCTGCAGAATCTGCCAAGAAAGGATTGCAAGTTGGTCTTATTGGACCAGATCTTCCATTCACAAATAATTATGGTGTATGGGAAGATGAATTCAAGG ATCTTGGCTTAGAGAGCTGTATTGAGCATGTTTGGCACGATACAATTGTGTATCTTGATAGCAATGATCCAATTTTAATTGGCCGTGCATATGGTAGGGTTAGTCGACACCTATTGCATGAAGAGTTGTTGAGAAG GTGTCAGGAATATGGTGTAATGTATCTTGATTCAAAGGTGGAAAAGATTATTGAAGCAAGTAATGGATGTAGCATGGTTGTTTGTGAAAAAGACCTTATGATTCCTTGCAG GCTTGCTACTGTTGCATCTGGCGCAGCATCCGGAAAGCTTCTCGAATATGATGTAGGAGGTCCTCGTGTTTCGGTACAGACAGCATATGGAGTGGAAGTTGAG GAATGGTCCTATATTCCTGTTGGTGGATCATTGCCAAACACAGAGCAGAAGAACCTTGCATTTGGTGCTGCAGCTAGCATGGTGCATCCAGCTACAG GATATTCAGTTGTTCGGTCCTTGTCAGAAGCTCCAACTTATGCTTCCGTGATAGCAACTATTTTGAAGAAAGAAATCTTTCCTGACCAGAATTCAATGATATCAAATATCAATAATCCCTCAATGCTAG CATGGAGAACCCTTTGGCCACAGGAAAGGAAACGGCAAAGATCATTCTTCCTCTTTGGGCTAGCACTAATACTGCAGCTGGATATTGAGGGCATCAGAACCTTCTTCCAGGCATTCTTCCAGTTACCAAACTG GATGTGGCAAGGCTTTCTTGGTTCCTCACTTTCATCTGTGGACCTAATATGGTTTGCCTTCTACATGTTTGCCGTAGCCCCAAACAGCATGAGAATGTCTCTTGTCAGACATCTGCTCTCCGATCCTACTGGCGCAACCATGTTGAAGACATACCTCACACTGTAA
- the LOC103988322 gene encoding lycopene epsilon cyclase, chloroplastic isoform X1: MECLGRANSAAISVHFDEWRFRRRKVAAYGKQLPPRQRRRSLARIRVRAAGGGVDSCVATGIEEFADEEDFVKAGGSERLFVRMQERKPMEKQSKIAEKLSPISSAASTLDLIVIGCGPAGLSLAAESAKKGLQVGLIGPDLPFTNNYGVWEDEFKDLGLESCIEHVWHDTIVYLDSNDPILIGRAYGRVSRHLLHEELLRRCQEYGVMYLDSKVEKIIEASNGCSMVVCEKDLMIPCRLATVASGAASGKLLEYDVGGPRVSVQTAYGVEVEVENNPYDPSLMVFMDYRDYVKNKQKCPEAEYPTFLYAMPMSSTRVFFEETCLASRNAMPFDLLKRKLMSRLDTMGIKVLKVYEEEWSYIPVGGSLPNTEQKNLAFGAAASMVHPATGYSVVRSLSEAPTYASVIATILKKEIFPDQNSMISNINNPSMLAWRTLWPQERKRQRSFFLFGLALILQLDIEGIRTFFQAFFQLPNWMWQGFLGSSLSSVDLIWFAFYMFAVAPNSMRMSLVRHLLSDPTGATMLKTYLTL, translated from the exons ATGGAATGCTTAGGCCGCGCGAACTCCGCAGCGATCTCCGTCCACTTCGACGAATGGAGGTTCCGAAGGAGGAAGGTGGCGGCGTACGGGAAGCAGCTCCCCCCCCGCCAGcggcgccgctcgcttgcccggaTCCGGGTGCGCGCCGCGGGAGGGGGCGTGGACAGCTGTGTCGCCACCGGGATCGAGGAGTTCGCGGATGAGGAAGATTTCGTCAAGGCGGGCGGGAGCGAGCGGCTCTTCGTTCGAATGCAGGAAAGAAAGCCCATGGAGAAGCAGAGCAAAATCGCCGAAAAG CTGTCACCTATATCGTCGGCGGCTTCTACATTGGATTTGATCGTAATTGGTTGTGGTCCAGCTGGTCTTTCTCTTGCTGCAGAATCTGCCAAGAAAGGATTGCAAGTTGGTCTTATTGGACCAGATCTTCCATTCACAAATAATTATGGTGTATGGGAAGATGAATTCAAGG ATCTTGGCTTAGAGAGCTGTATTGAGCATGTTTGGCACGATACAATTGTGTATCTTGATAGCAATGATCCAATTTTAATTGGCCGTGCATATGGTAGGGTTAGTCGACACCTATTGCATGAAGAGTTGTTGAGAAG GTGTCAGGAATATGGTGTAATGTATCTTGATTCAAAGGTGGAAAAGATTATTGAAGCAAGTAATGGATGTAGCATGGTTGTTTGTGAAAAAGACCTTATGATTCCTTGCAG GCTTGCTACTGTTGCATCTGGCGCAGCATCCGGAAAGCTTCTCGAATATGATGTAGGAGGTCCTCGTGTTTCGGTACAGACAGCATATGGAGTGGAAGTTGAG GTGGAAAACAATCCATATGATCCCAGCTTAATGGTTTTCATGGACTACAGAGACTATGtgaaaaacaaacaaaaatgtCCTGAAGCAGAGTACCCCACATTTCTTTATGCAATGCCCATGTCATCTACAAGAGTCTTTTTCGAG GAAACATGTTTAGCATCAAGAAATGCCATGCCCTTTGATCTTCTCAAGAGGAAGCTCATGTCTCGGTTGGACACTATGGGAATTAAAGTATTGAAAGTCTATGAAGAG GAATGGTCCTATATTCCTGTTGGTGGATCATTGCCAAACACAGAGCAGAAGAACCTTGCATTTGGTGCTGCAGCTAGCATGGTGCATCCAGCTACAG GATATTCAGTTGTTCGGTCCTTGTCAGAAGCTCCAACTTATGCTTCCGTGATAGCAACTATTTTGAAGAAAGAAATCTTTCCTGACCAGAATTCAATGATATCAAATATCAATAATCCCTCAATGCTAG CATGGAGAACCCTTTGGCCACAGGAAAGGAAACGGCAAAGATCATTCTTCCTCTTTGGGCTAGCACTAATACTGCAGCTGGATATTGAGGGCATCAGAACCTTCTTCCAGGCATTCTTCCAGTTACCAAACTG GATGTGGCAAGGCTTTCTTGGTTCCTCACTTTCATCTGTGGACCTAATATGGTTTGCCTTCTACATGTTTGCCGTAGCCCCAAACAGCATGAGAATGTCTCTTGTCAGACATCTGCTCTCCGATCCTACTGGCGCAACCATGTTGAAGACATACCTCACACTGTAA